In Phaseolus vulgaris cultivar G19833 chromosome 7, P. vulgaris v2.0, whole genome shotgun sequence, the genomic stretch ttccataaatatataaaaattatgggTCACATAATACATTTATGAGAATTAAAGTTATGAATATGAGTCACACCATAAATTTACTTTAAATTATGGTGGAtcaatcttttaaattttccaaacttgtatttattttaataaaacagtttttcaattttgatttatttaacttttaattttagttaGCTGGGTCTCTCCATTGGAATGACCACGACAAAGACTTTTGAAATCAACTGAATGTGTGTTTGTTAGATGCCACCCAACCACCAAGTTTCTTCTTTGTGGAATTCGTGTTCATCATCTCTTTCAATCTATACGATAAGCTTTgtaatttatatgttttatttcaACAATATTTCGTAAAATTTCAAACACTACTTTTGAAATTACAAAGATGTCGCGATACTACTTTatgactttaaattattttcagaaAAAGTTAATGTGTCAGTCTGTATAATTTTAGATTATTAAAAAtggatttgattttttatattttgttgttcAAAGTCTTGAAAATTATAGAAATAGATACAAATGATTTGAGAATATATAGTTGGGATAACGAATGCCAGTTCTCAGTTTTTGACACAACCATCCACTTGGTTGCATGCGGTGTCCCAGAAGAGGGTACAACGTTTGATGTTGCAGAGGTGCACAAACATGGCATGGTTGAGAGGCTTCAGAGAACTGAGGCCTATGCTTCACTTGCTGCTGCCACTTACCATCCATTGGATTGCTGAGGAGATGACAGTTTCTGTTCTTGTTGATGTCACAACCTCTGCTTTGTGCCCTGGAGACTCAACTTGCTCCAAAGCTATTTATATCAACGGGCTTCAACAAACGGTACCAATATCATCTTCATCATGCATCATGCATCATCCCTTGCTCTTTCTGCTTTTTCTTCTGTGTTCTTTTGGGTTGGTGGGGAATTGAACGGATGGGAGTTCCGAGGCCTTGGAATCATGCAATTGAAGAAAATTGGTATGCCATTAAAGTTTGCAAGGTTATCTTGCTGAAATGTTAGTGAGTGGCAATTTGTCTGATGAAGCATTACATAGTTTTATCCCAAGTTTGTGAGAAATGTATGCTGAAATTGTCACCAATCATGAGGTCTCATCACAACCCTATATTTATTGCCATCTTTCTTTGTTGAGCAGAACTGTGACATCTGCTTCACATTTTGACTGTGGCAGATTCGCCTACTTCCTCTATCTATACTCTTGTTTTACCAATAATTTGGTCCGTTTCATTTGACAGATTCTTTATTTTCCCTATACATCGTGCCCTTCTTGACACATTTGCTGTGTGTGTGAGGGGGAAATATAATGGGGAggtataatttcatttttaatggAGTTTTAGATTTAATGATGTAGTTTTTTCTGCAGATTGTTGGAGTTTTCAAGATGGTGGTACTTCCACTTTTGGGTCAGCTTTCAGATGAGCATGGTCGCAAACCCTTGCTCCTTTTTACCATCTCCACGTCTATATTTCCCTTTGGTATGTTCTTTGGCATCCAATGCATTAAGACTTTGAAAATTTACCGCCTCATTATAAAATAATCGGCAAAACCTTTTAGTTTCCTTGTTAAAGAAGTCCTTTATTATGCTCTGCTTTCAATCTCCTTTTGTAGTGTGTTCATAAAATTGATACCAAATTGAACTGACGGGGCTTATTAGAGATTACGTTATATGCTTTGCTTATGTTTAGTCTGTCGAAGTATTgaaaattatttgttattttgtaTGGTTCTAGAACTTCGTGTATTCTATATTGTCAACTTAATGTTGATTTGTCCACAAATGATCTAATTACAATTTCACCAGTTCATATTCAAAAGACGTACATAAAAATATGTGAACTCAACATTTTGCTCAATCTAACATGTTCGTGATGTCAAGTTGTCCATAACAACATTGTTTACTTCAAACTAGAATTTCAGTAATTGacagaaaaattaaattgagaGGAAAGTGAATGTTATAAAGGGTGGAGGCCGTAGCACATGAGTTGGTGGATAGAGATGAGGCTTTGAGACAATTGAAGCATCATTTGTTGCTTGCTCAACAGCAGATGAAAAAGTATGCTGATAATAAAAAGGTCTCTTACATTTGAAGTTAGAGAGTGGGTGTTCATTAAATTAAGGCCTAATCGACAACAAACAGTAGCCCAAATAATTATCAAAAGTTGGCCCCAAGGTTCTTTGGCCCGTTCCCCATAATTGGCAAGGTTGGAGTTGTGTCTTACAAGCTACAGTTACCTGATGCAACCAAAATTCATCCTGTGTTTCATATTTCCCAAATAAAGAAAGTTGTGAGAGATTATGATGTAGAATCATCCTTACCATTCGAGTTGGAAGATGAGTTAGACGAGATTGAAGAGCCTGAGGCGATTTTAGCTGCCAGAGTTAGTCACCAGGGCAGGAGCTTAGAGGATACAACTTGGAAAGATGAAGCTCTATTGCCTGATATTAGCCTTAAGGACAAGGTTGTTGTGTCGGGAGGCAATGACAGGACTTCTAGGCATCAACAAGATGCTTATGGGTCTAATATACTTGAGAAAACTGAAAGACTCATAATATGACAGATCTACATTTGGATAAAGAGAGTGGGGCCCAGTAGTGGAGACAATGAGAGTTGGTTAGTGAAGGGGTGAGGTGGCATTAGGGACGTGTAGTGAGGAGTCAGTATTTTGGGGAGAGAGGAGAGTATGGAGAATCAGGTTGGATTATTGTTAAAAATTTGTTAGGAGATTATTCTTATCTCTGGAAGGAATCTTAGATTCTATTTCTTTTCCTTACTTGCAGAGCCACTAAGCTCACTGAGTTTTCGAATTACTAATTGTTGGAGAACTAGatattagagcctttcattgcatataaatgggtgcaaacctcaaccctatgagccggttttatggggttgagttaggcttaaagtccacttcgtaatatggtatcagagccatttttgagcctatcctagcgagtatttgttgggtccCACGCATGAGCTActgtcactctcggcgtgaggggtgtgttggagagattagagcctttcattgtatataaatgggtgcaaacctcaaccctatgagccggttttatgggattgagctGGAAGGTGAAAGAtattaattaaatgaatatatGTTCTCAACAAGTTGTTTCAAACTTCGGACACATAATTACATCTTGAATAAGAAAAGGAATGTCATTAAACACCAATCTTACATTACCTAAGAGACCTCTTCAGAAAATGCATATAAACTTGTGATGATTTCTCTACTTCCATGTCAGTTTGTTTGTTTATGGATTTTTAATTACTGTCTTCACTGTATATGCTTAATGCAGCTTTACTTGTCTGGCGTCAGTCCGAGGAATTTGTCTATGCCTACTATGTGCTTCGCACAATTTCAAACATAATCAGTCAAGGCAGTATTTTTTGCATTTCTGTTGCATATGTGGTGAGATTTTTTCTTAACtaattataaacataatacTGTAAACGAATTTTATTTGCACCCTGTATACTTTCTCTGTCAGGCAGATGTTGTTAACGAAAGCAAAAGGGCAGCAGTATTTAGTTGGATTAGTGGTCTCCTTTCTGCTTCACATGTTCTAGGGGATTTACTGGCTCGGTTTCTTCCTGAAAAGTACATTTTTGCTGTATGTCTGTGTTGTCAATGTTCAGATCATTCACAAATTTTCCATACTTGTCCTTTTGGAATGAATCTGATTTACAGTTCAACGTTTCAGGTTTCAATAGTACTGTTGATCGTTTGTCCGGTTTATATGAAATTCTTCCTTGTTGAATCCATGATACTGGCTCCGAAAAATGATCGAGAGTCAGGTTGCTGGGCTAAAATTGTTAATGTTCCCCAACAAAGATTCAAATCTATGAGAAGAGCTGCGGAGATAGTAATTTTCAGGTTACCTTTCTTTTTGGATGATAAGCATTATTTCTTTATTGTTACATTTAATTATGTATAGTTTTCTTTTgtgatgtatatatatatatatatatatatatatatatatatatatataagcatGAATAGTAAATACTGTGGTGTATTTCAATTTTCAGTCCCACTTTAAGGGGCATGGCTCTTGTCTCCTTCTTTTATGAGTTGGGAATGTCAGGCATAAGCAGTGTTTTGCTGGTATGTTTCAATCCCCAATGTATTGCCAagctattttatttattattttgaagtCCTTATGCTGAGTCCTGGTCATCTTGACACTGTTAGAGATTTCCAAGCCATGATGAACCTTCTTCTCTTAGGTTAACTATTTTTGGGTAGTAGGTTTTTTTActcaagaaaacaaaaaatagggTATTTTTTACCAAGTTGTTAAGAGAGTGATTAATGACAATTCTATACTTTCAACTTAAACTATAGTTTGAGAGCAAGGTTTAATGTGTCAGTGATTTATGCACATTTCAAGACCAAAAAGATTTTAAGCAAGGGAGTTTGTTCCAGATTTTCCTAATAACCTAAGATTTTGGGATATTGAAAATTCCTTGACAGATAGTGTCTCAAGTACACTTTGCTTACCTTGCATGTGTCAAACTAACATAATTTTACCTTCAGCTTTGTCATTGAGACCGTGTCAATTATTTTCTACTAATAACTGCGTTGTTTTGCTTCTTATGTATATTTCTATTGATCAATCAATTACCTTTCTTTTTGGAGTGTCACCATGGTCTACTTGTTTGCAGGAAACTACAAAGGGTAGCAGATCACATATTGAAcaatatatattgattaaaatgATGCATTCTATTATTTCAATTCTTAACTTTAGTGCTTGTATATAATTAACAAATTTCTTTTTTCTGACTCAATAGTTTGACAGTCTCACAATTCCTGTGCAGTACTATTTGAAAGCTGTTTTTGGTTTTAACAAAAATCAGTTCTCAGAACTTCTTATGATGGTGGGAATCGGTTCAATCTTCTCTCAGGTATAATATTTCCcaaatgtttttcttcttttaattccCCCGTACTAAAATTGTACTTTTATCTGTTCAATGATATTCTGCTTGTCTAAAATTGTTTAAGTCAGTGATATTCAATCAGCCTTCTATGAGTGTTTTATAAGCTGATTATGCAAGAGTGCTGATTTTTTTAAGAGCTTACCCTCAGTTGGCTTCCAGATGTTGTTGCTTCCAATACTCAATCCATTGGTTGGAGAAAAAGTTATACTCTGCTCTGCCTTGCTTGCATCAATAGCATATGTAATTTATCTcgtgttcctttgcttttcccttgcttcctgAAAGCAAACTTGCAGATACCATTGTgctattcatattttatttctgTGTAGGCTTGGCTCTATGGATTAGCATGGGCACCTTGGGTACGTAAAATTGGCATCTTTCTATGTGTTGTCTTAGCTTCACTGTTTATTTCATCACTCTTGCACTTCAACTTTATCACCTTATCTACAGTAAGCTTCTTAAATAACTtggataaaaaaagttataactGGGGTCTAGCTTGTGTCCGGTATTTGTTGCAGTATCATACAAATTCACACCACATACATGTCTGGCTAAAACTCTTACTATTTGCAGTTCCTTATTGTCTGTAATACTAagaaattaatgcatcaatgcaGGTACCATACTTAAGCGCCTCTTTTGGTATCATCTATGTCCTTGTGAAACCTGCTGTGAGTGGTTGATCTAGTTTCCTCATGTTTGACAAAATTattctcatttttattttacaatcaACTCTATGATCCTGGAATGGCAAATAATTTCTTGTTGTGCAGACTTATGCTATTATTTCAAATGCTACAAGCTCAACCAATCAGGTTTGCTCTCCCTTTCATGCATCCAACTAGTATTGAAATATTCATGAAAGCACAGCCATGCTGGAAATCAATCAACTAAAGCAAAATCTTCCCACTGATGTGTCATCTCCTGCTAAATTCTCTGTGAACGTAATTAGATCTAAAATTAGAAAAACAGTCATAAACTTGTTTTAGCGAACAATGGAAATAATCCCATTTTCACTTAGACATTGTAGCATCTACTAATCCTTTTTTGCCAACTGTGATAGATGAACTTTTCAAGCTAGAGGCAACACTGGTGGAGAGCAATAGTATTCCCATCatataaaatgtttataaaaatatgttcTTTGAAGATATGATTTTTAACACATTTTATATGATCTTCCTTCTCAGATTTTATGCTCTGACTTCACTGCAGGGAAAAGCACAAACTTTTATTGCTGGGGCGCAATCTATATCTGATTTGTTATCACCTATTGCAATGAGTCCATTGACTTGTGAGTTGAATACTGTCTTTGGTAGATGCTTATTAGGCCATTTGACTACTCTCAATGCTCACAACATACATAAATATTGTTTCAGCATGGTTTTTATCTAGCAATGCTCCCTTTGAATGTAAAGGTTTTAGTATTGTATGTGCTTCCATATGCATGGTAAGCTCTCTAAATTCTGTCTTCTCTTCTCTTGAATTGTACTCTCTTTTCTCTTACTAACTTTGAAATCTTTCAATTTTTGCAGATAATCTCTCTTTGTCTTGCTTGCATCCTGAAGCCAGATAGTAATTGGAGTAATGACATAGAGGGGAGCACAGAAACCCCTCTTCTGAATGACAACTAAGTGATTTATCAATTGACACATGCTTTGGCCAGTCTTGTATCCAAGGCATCCTTGCCTCAATAATTTCTGTTCCAAATAgctataatttttctttattttttccttttaagcTATGTTGATCTTTAACAACTCATATCATCATTGAAACTGTCATTTTTCCCATAATATAACTATATACAGTGGAACGAGTTTGTGAGATTTGAATGGTACtacatttacaaaaaaaaatggatcAACATTTATTTATGATGAAAAAACAATTCTGGAATATTTTGTGCTTTtccaattataataatataatattctacttgtgtaaaaaatttaatatgcTACTTAACAAAGTAGATTTAAGTAGGATCTGAACTTTTCTTTATAGTTATAAGCAAAAACTATACTTTTACtttctatatttatatttctatttttcaaaaatactattatttaaacttaattaaatcCAATTGGATTTGAATACACCATTTTTGGCTAAATCTGAATTttgatacattttttcaaataaaaattgtatttttcttaGATAAATTAGATTTTATGAATATTGTAATTTTATCCAATTGCTATTTGAccttgatttttaaattttgacatAATATTTCAATGGTGATGATGGGTATTATCTCATGCAGTTTACTTTCATATTTATCTTTTACTTCAAATTTCCATATTCTAATGCACTGTTGTTAAATGTTTTtgcattattaattaaaaataatcttatgcttgagttttaattttatacattgttaaatagttaaaaattattattattattattattattattattattattattattatatatatatcaacTTAATTATACTTAGTTATacgtattattattatttcaaatattttataaatttaatttaaatttaaaatacttgTGCAATACATATAATATTACTAGTATATTAATTgcatatttagaattttttttatatagaaatttATACTTACCGTCTTAAAATCTTcttaaataaaagtaatatattacaaaataaattatgttgagAAGAAAATACTTACATTGTGTGTTTGGGGTCCCGACTTTATTAATAATTGTTTCCTACTATAATAATCTTTATCAATATAATATCATGACTGAAAAAATAACacttatatttttctaatttttaaataaaaacaatttttttttgtttttaataaagtaaTTGTCACATTCCTTATTTTATCTAATAATAACACGAACaccatttatttattatcatctttgaatttttatgtgtcaaattttataaacttttatgaaatattgctttcaaattttaagtcaacgttcattattattatttttttacctgTAGATTTTGTGTGCATctaacttttaattaatttacacacttattataaaaaacaattgaaCTAACATAATTTAAggtaaaactgaaaaaaaatatatcatagtttttctattaaaaaatattatatttattgatcTTAGTAATAAGctctaaataatatttaaaagatcGTTCTATCATCTTAGAGAAACAATGTTattgtaaatagaaaaaatgaaagttgtttatATTGTTTCAAACGATGAGTCTTCTTAGTTATGACTTTAGTTTTGAattatctaattttaaaataattatttaaagaataaataaaaaaaatatttttaaattttcataaatttaacaaaatgaaaactaagattacatgattaaaaattaaaaattgtatataatacaatgatgaattaaaaattaaaaatgttactcacttataaattaagtttttcaggttttaagattattttctattatcaattcaaaatttcacataatatataattaaagaattaaaattttaatttaatattatcttaataatgagataatttatttttaggtGATTTGATGATTCAAAGGGTGGTAGAGTTGACCCATGTGTTTAAATTTGTGTGAACAGTTTTGAGTGTTTAAAAAAATGAGggttatttaataaaaacttcaaggaggtttttattttattttatttttaaattatgtaaaaaataattattcttaaagcaaatatatattatgtttctATATACATTTCTCCTATTTCATGGGATTAACAATGTGAACTATTCAGTAGTAACAATAACTTGGGAAGATAAGCAACTGTTCCCAGTTGTTTCAATTTCACATGAACCAAAACCGTAGGAATATAGGATTGTGACACAAACATGGAACTTCTCTCTGTGTCTGTCACACTCTGCAAATGCCAAACATTTTCCTTTCAGAAACCAAAGACAACCCAAATTCATGAACTTCCAGTAAACTTAAGATTACCCTGCAAAATAAACCATTCCAATCTTTCTTCTTATTCGTGTAATTGGTCTATTACTAGGGTAGCAGCAACAACATACCCTTCCTTCAATTCTACCTCCACACAGAACCGCCATTGGATGGTGGTCATGGACACACCTCCTCAAGGGCTCAATTCAAAGCCAGAAGTCATTGATTATTATGCCAACGTACTACAAACAGTTATCGGCAGGTACTTGTTTAATGGCTTCTGCCCTTTCTCGGACTTTCTTGTTTAGCTGAAAACTGCTTTTGAATTTGGTTTCAACAGTGAGAAAGATGCTCAGATGTGTATATATGATGCTTCATGGGACACCCACTTCGGTTTTTGTTGTGACATTGATGAAGAAATATCCTCCCAGCTGGCCAGtgagtttttcttcttctttgattaACCAATTCATTGGTGATGGGATAGTCTTGGGAGCAAGGATAATATATATTCACAATTTCAGATAGGTGTTTGGAGTTTTAGTCATGTGGAAATGATGTCGCATTTAtggtatttttaaaatgaatttgatTCTGATGCATGTATCTTGGTAGGTTTGCCTGGGGTGTTGTTGATTAGGCCTGACCCGGatttcaactctttgaaaaaggACTATAGTTTATCTAGGGACCAGGCAGTTCACCCTTCAGGATTACAAACTGTTACCAATATGTTGTTCCCTGCTGGAAATCCTAAGCATTGGCTTGTTAAAATGGATAAACCTGGGGTTGAGGTTGTTACCAAAGCTCAAATTGTCGATTACTATGCTCAAATTTTGACCAAGGTCATGGGAAAGTAAGGGCAGTAAATTCTAATTCTAATTCTTTTGCTATTGTTATTGGATTTCCCCTTTCCCTAAAAGTAATGACAATAATGTCTGCAGTGAGAAGGATGCACAAATGTGTATATATCATGTCTCCTGGAAGACCAACTTCGGTTTTTGCTGTGAACTTGACGAGGATTGTGCTCAAGAGCTAGCTGGTTAGCCTTGTAGAACCTTAACCCAAGTGTCAAAGTTTAAAATACCTCATTAAATCAGTTGCTTGTTGCAGTGCAGGTGTGCCAGGTGTCTTATCAGTTCAGCCAGATAACAGTTTTGAGTCTGAAAATAAGGATTATGCAGGTTAGCTGTTTTGTAGAttcccccatatttttttttgcctTGGGAACATCTTGTTAATATTACAGTCTTGCTTCAACAGAACTCCTTAGAGTTATGCGAGTGTGATTAGTGTCAAGCTGGTTTCATGCATGTTTAGTAAAACTAAGTTAAACCTTGGAGTAAGGATAAGATTCTTGCCTAATAGATGAGAATCTGGTTTCCTTTCCCCTGATGTTTAATTATGCCCATTCATGGTTGCCTACACTTCAGTATTAATCAGTGTCCATCGTCTCTCTGATTTTCTACTAACTATACATATTCAGGTAGTAACTTAGAAAATAGTTGGAATGTTTCCAACTCTTCTGAAGCAAGTCATGAAGAGCCCTTGAAAACAAAGAAACTTTTTGTGACAGGTATGGCCACAACATTTATTCTAGGTATAAGCCTGTGTTATCCTCTCGCATCTGGCTGTTCATATGATGGCTATTCAACTAAGAATTATATTTGAATTACTGTCAGGAACA encodes the following:
- the LOC137827920 gene encoding organelle RRM domain-containing protein 1, chloroplastic; translation: MELLSVSVTLCKCQTFSFQKPKTTQIHELPVNLRLPCKINHSNLSSYSCNWSITRVAATTYPSFNSTSTQNRHWMVVMDTPPQGLNSKPEVIDYYANVLQTVIGSEKDAQMCIYDASWDTHFGFCCDIDEEISSQLASLPGVLLIRPDPDFNSLKKDYSLSRDQAVHPSGLQTVTNMLFPAGNPKHWLVKMDKPGVEVVTKAQIVDYYAQILTKVMGNEKDAQMCIYHVSWKTNFGFCCELDEDCAQELAGVPGVLSVQPDNSFESENKDYAGSNLENSWNVSNSSEASHEEPLKTKKLFVTGLSFYTSEKTLRAAFEGFGELVEVKVIMDKISKRSKGYAFVEYTTEEAASAALKEMNGKIINGWMIVVDVAKPNPPRYNRNRAGSSS
- the LOC137828579 gene encoding uncharacterized protein codes for the protein MLQRCTNMAWLRGFRELRPMLHLLLPLTIHWIAEEMTVSVLVDVTTSALCPGDSTCSKAIYINGLQQTIVGVFKMVVLPLLGQLSDEHGRKPLLLFTISTSIFPFALLVWRQSEEFVYAYYVLRTISNIISQGSIFCISVAYVADVVNESKRAAVFSWISGLLSASHVLGDLLARFLPEKYIFAVSIVLLIVCPVYMKFFLVESMILAPKNDRESGCWAKIVNVPQQRFKSMRRAAEIVIFSPTLRGMALVSFFYELGMSGISSVLLYYLKAVFGFNKNQFSELLMMVGIGSIFSQMLLLPILNPLVGEKVILCSALLASIAYAWLYGLAWAPWVPYLSASFGIIYVLVKPATYAIISNATSSTNQGKAQTFIAGAQSISDLLSPIAMSPLTSWFLSSNAPFECKGFSIVCASICMIISLCLACILKPDSNWSNDIEGSTETPLLNDN